From a region of the Odontesthes bonariensis isolate fOdoBon6 chromosome 2, fOdoBon6.hap1, whole genome shotgun sequence genome:
- the LOC142388616 gene encoding NACHT, LRR and PYD domains-containing protein 12-like isoform X5, producing the protein MEQKEKQEVKACFSLAVRPEQTCLSSFFSSLRLTEVQKMDRAESAASSGRSTNRNPSRPPEPSDTKGQHHRRRAESPTSDCLSLKSDWSKEIPPDLSDEAGPSGTKGRKRSDVCEEQQLSCCALCQDVLKDPVSASCGHWFCRQCITSYWDQSAPSGGSYWDQSAPSGGSSCPQCGERSRAAPDAGLQEVLDEHKMSLRTRCEHVTEGSDGAGGGTLLSRIYTELYITEGQSEEVNTQHEVRQLETASKIRHDSPIRCQDIFKALAEQKGAIRVVLTNGVAGVGKTFSVLKFTLDWAEGLENQDVSVVILLSFRELNLIREEQHSLLTLLHVFHPTLQQLPAEQLAGCALLFILDGLDESRLSLEFSCQVVSELTQKSSVSVLLTNLIRGNLLPSARLWITTRPAAANQIPPACVARVTEVRGFTDAQKEEYFRRRFRDEERSSRISFHIRASRSLHIMCGIPVFCWITATVLEHMLTPEQRAELPKTTTDMYSHFLLVQTQRKKNKYHQGPEAGPQGLTEADVDVLLKLGRLAFEHLEKGNIMFYQEDLEQCGLDVPEASLYSGVCTEIFRRECGIFQKPVYCFVHLSVQEFLAAVYMMHCYTNRKVEVLKSFLGEEYSDSSLDDFLKTVMEKSLYSKNGHLDLFVRFLHGLSVESNQRLLAGLLGQTQNSPETIQEVIYNLKMMNTSKISPDRSINIFHCLMEMNHLSVHQEIQEFLKSENRSEEELSEIQCSALAYMLQMSEEVLEELDLDEYNTTEEGQRRLIPAVRNCRKFRLTGCYLSETECEVVASALKSNPSHLKELDLTGNKLWDPAVEHLSAGLESPNCRLEALGLEDCSLSEISCASLVSALKSNPSSHLTELDLSWNTIGDSAAKELSSFLQSPHCGLKTLRLVDCSLSQISRASLVSALKSNPSSHLTELDLSCNTISDSVEKELSSFLQSPHCGLKTLRLWRCGLSQISCASLASALKSNPSSHLTELDLSCNKLNESAVKELSELVESPHSKLQTLSWE; encoded by the exons aggtcagcaccacAGACGGAGAGCAGAGTCTCCAACATCAGACTGTCTGTCTCTGAAGAGTGACTGGTCCAAAGAAATACCTCCAGACCTCAGTGATGAAGCTGGACCCTCAggcacaaa agggaggaagaggagtgatGTTTGTGAGGAGCAGCAGCTGTCCTGCTGTGCTCTGTGTCAGGACGTCCTGAAGGATCCGGTCTCTGCCAGCTGTGGACACTGGTTCTGCAGACAGTGCATCACCTCATACTGGGACCAGTCTGCTCCCTCAGGAGGCTCATACTGGGACCAGTCTGCTCCCTCAGGAGGCTCCTCCTGTCCCCAGTGTGGAGAAAGATCCAGAGCTGCACCAG ATGCTGGTCTGCAGGAGGTTTTAGATGAACATAAGATGAGTCTGAGGACGAGATGTGAACATGTGACTGAAGGaagtgatggagcaggaggtgGAACCCTCCTCAGCAGGATCTACactgagctctacatcacagagggacagAGTGAAGAGGTTAATACCCAACATGAGGTGAGGCAGCTGGAGACGGCTTCCAAGATCCGCCATGACTCTCCCATCAGGTGCCAGGACATCTTTAAAGCCTTAGCTGAGCAGAAGGGAGCCATCAGAGTGGTTCTGACCAACGGCGTCGCTGGTGTTGGAAAAACCTTCTCAGTgctgaagttcactctggactgggcagAGGGCCTGGAGAACCAGGATGTCAGTGTGGTGATTCTGCTTTCCTTCAGGGAGCTGAACCTGATCAGAGAGGAGCAGCACAGTCTTctcacgctgctccatgttttccATCCAACATTACAGCAGCTCCCAGCAGAGCAGCTGGCCGGCTGCGCACTTCTGTTCATCCTGGACGGCCTGGATGAAAGCAGACTGTCTCTGGAGTTCAGCTGTCAGGTTGTGTCTGAGCTCACCCAGAAGTCATCAGTCagcgtgctgctgacaaacctcatcagggggaacctgcttccctcggctcgcctctggataaccacacggcCCGCAGCGgccaatcagatccctcctGCGTGTGTCGCCAGGGTAACAGAAGTACGAGGCTTCACCGATgcccagaaggaggagtacttcaggaggaGGTTCAGAGATGAAGAGCGGTCCAGCAGAATCAGCTTCCACATCCGGGCATCCaggagcctccacatcatgtgtggaatcccagtcttctgctggatcactgctacagttctggagcacATGTTGACCCccgagcagagagcagagctgcccaaGACCACCACTGACATGTACTCCCACTTCCTGCTGGTtcagacacagaggaagaagaacaaGTACCACCAGGGACCTGAGGCGGGTCCACAGGGGCTGACGGAGGCTGACGTGGACGTTCTCCTGAAGCTGGGGAGGCTGGCGTTTGAACATCTGGAGAAAGGAAACATCATGTTCTACCAAGAAGACCTGGAGCAGTGTGGCCTGGATGTCCCAGAGGCATCGCTGTATTCAGGAGTTTGTACAGAGATCTTCAGAAGAGAGTGTGGGATcttccagaaaccagtttactgctttgttcatctgagtgttcaggagtttctggctgcagtCTACATGATGCACTGCTACACCaacaggaaggtggaggtgCTGAAGAGCTTCCTGGGAGAAGAATACAGTGACTCATCTCTGGATGACTTCCTGAAGACAGTCATGGAGAAATCCCTCTACAGTAAAAATGGCCACCTGGACCTGTTTGTCCGCTTCCTTCATGGCCTCTCTGTGGAGTCCAACCAGAGACTCTTAGCAGGCCTGCTGGGTCAGACACAGAACAGTCCAGAAACCATCCAGGAAGTCATCTACAACCTGAAGATGATGAACACGTCTAAAATTTCTCCTGACAGAAGCATCAACATCTTCCACTGTCTGATGGAGATGAACCACCTCTCAGTTCATCAGGAGATCCAAGAGTTCCTGAAGTCAGAGAACAGATCAGAGGAGGAACTCTCAGAGATCCAGTGCTCAGCTCTGGCCTACATGCTGCAGATGTCAGAGGAGGTTCTGGAGGAGTTGGACCTGGATGAGTACAACACAACAGAGGAGGGACAAAGGAGGCTGATTCCAGCTGTGAGGAACTGCAGAAAGttccg ACTTACTGGTTGTTATCTCTCAGAGACTGAGTGTGAAGTTGTGGCCTCTGCTttaaagtccaacccctcccatctgaaagAACTGGACCTGACTGGCAACAAGCTGTGGGATCCAGCAGTGGAACATCTGTCTGCTGGCCTGgaaagtccaaactgcagactggaggCTCTGGG attggaggactgcagtttgtcagagatcagctgtgcttctctggtctcagctctgaagtccaacccctcctcccatctgacagaactggacctgagctggaACACCATCGGtgactctgcagcgaaggagctgagcagctttctgcagagtccacactgtggactgaagactctgag attggtgGACTGCAGTTTGTCACAGATCAGccgtgcttctctggtctcagctctgaagtccaacccctcctcccatctgacagaactggacctgagctgtaacaccatcagtgactctgtagagaaggagctgagcagctttctgcagagtccacactgtggactgaagactctgag attgtggCGCTGCGGTTTGTCacagatcagctgtgcttctctggcttcagctctgaagtccaacccctcctcccatctgacagaactggacctgagctgcAACAAGCTGAATGAATCAGCAGTGAAGGAGCTGTCTGAGCTTGTGGAGAGTCCACACAGCAAActgcagactctgag CTGGGAGTGA